A genomic region of Vitis vinifera cultivar Pinot Noir 40024 chromosome 7, ASM3070453v1 contains the following coding sequences:
- the LOC100262895 gene encoding FRIGIDA-like protein 3, protein MAVAEQVVSIDSASSLIEQLGRAFRDLEAFKGASENNVQWLEIEEHFGNLETMVKKKSEELEAREKEFDAQETEMQSVIAEREAAVAAKEQDLLDQIQEVKDAAVAAIAEARAKYQPTTSEPVDDVDNNETKVSSSLGDTNELLTASEEKSPRKTGENVEGIPVEVKPRAELTQFCEQMDAKGLLNFTMENRKNLSAIREELSVALESAMEPARLVLDSLEGFYPSDQTTQQGDKKDAALQGMRRSCLMFLEAMAALLARADPGADHLLNPETKQQAKAIADEWKPKLAGAGIDAANGNSLEAEAFLKLLATFRIASEFDEEELCKLVLAVARRRQAPELCRSLGLTHKMPGVIEVLVNGGRQIDAVHFVHAFELTERFPPVPLLKTYLKDLRRNSQGKGGNMGGAGGGLGDANAQELAALKAVIRCVEEYKLEADYALDPLQKRVAQLEKSKADKKRMGEAGKYQQPKKQRANGGFHGFRGSASGGAAAGRQAPPVFSERAAYTVERYPYAGPGPGPNTFDYPLPSQAAYIQQANDQRSYFYPQDDRVPPSSYNAAPSNYGSYMGSGLQSSHQPYM, encoded by the exons ATGGCTGTTGCTGAACAAGTTGTGAGCATTGATTCAGCATCCTCTCTGATAGAACAACTTGGCAGGGCATTTCGTGATCTGGAAGCTTTCAAGGGTGCTTCTGAAAACAATGTTCAGTGGCTGGAAATTGAAGAGCACTTCGGCAACCTTGAGACAATGGTCAAGAAGAAATCTGAAGAGCTAGAAGCCAGGGAAAAGGAATTTGATGCGCAAGAAACTGAAATGCAGTCAGTGATTGCCGAGAGGGAGGCAGCTGTTGCTGCTAAAGAGCAGGATTTGTTAGATCAGATCCAGGAGGTAAAAGATGCAGCTGTTGCTGCCATTGCAGAGGCACGAGCGAAATACCAGCCCACAACCTCAGAGCCTGTGGATGATGTGGACAACAATGAAACCAAGGTAAGCAGCTCTCTTGGTGACACAAATGAACTTCTTACTGCTTCAGAGGAGAAATCCCCTCGTAAAACTGGGGAAAATGTTGAAGGCATACCTGTCGAGGTTAAGCCTCGTGCAGAGCTTACGCAATTTTGCGAGCAGATGGATGCAAAAGGGCTTCTGAATTTCACTATGGAGAATCGAAAAAATTTATCTGCCATCCGTGAGGAACTTTCTGTTGCACTGGAAAGTGCAATGGAACCAGCCCGATTGGTGCTGGATTCACTTGAGGGGTTCTACCCTTCTGATCAAACCACCCAACAAGGGGACAAGAAGGATGCTGCCCTTCAGGGCATGCGCCGATCCTGTCTTATGTTTTTGGAAGCCATGGCTGCCTTATTGGCAAGGGCTGACCCAGGTGCTGATCACCTTCTGAACCCTGAAACCAAGCAGCAAGCCAAGGCAATTGCTGATGAGTGGAAGCCTAAGTTGGCTGGTGCAGGCATTGATGCTGCCAATGGAAATTCATTGGAAGCAGAAGCATTCTTGAAGCTCCTCGCAACTTTTAGGATTGCTTCGGAGTTTGATGAAGAAGAACTCTGCAAGCTTGTTCTTGCAGTTGCTCGCCGCAGGCAGGCACCTGAGCTCTGCCGTTCTCTTGGGTTAACACACAAAATGCCAG GTGTCATTGAAGTATTGGTCAATGGTGGGAGACAAATTGATGCTGTACATTTTGTCCATGCCTTTGAGCTTACTGAAAGATTCCCACCTGTTCCCCTCTTAAAAACATACCTGAAGGACTTGAGAAGAAACTCGCAAGGGAAGGGTGGGAACATGGGAGGAGCTGGTGGAGGACTG GGTGATGCAAATGCACAAGAACTTGCAGCACTGAAGGCTGTTATAAGGTGTGTTGAAGAGTACAAACTTGAAGCAGACTATGCACTTGATCCACTTCAGAAAAGGGTTGCTCAACTTGAGAAGTCAAAGGCTGATAAGAAGAGGATGGGAGAAGCTGGAAAATATCAACAACCAAAGAAGCAACGTGCCAATGGAGGATTCCATGGATTCCGAGGGTCTGCGTCTGGAGGTGCAGCTGCTGGCAGGCAGGCTCCACCTGTTTTTAGTGAGAGGGCAGCTTACACGGTGGAAAGGTATCCATATGCTGGTCCTGGTCCTGGTCCAAATACTTTCGATTATCCCCTTCCCAGTCAAGCAGCTTATATTCAGCAAGCTAATGATCAAAGATCATACTTCTATCCCCAAGATGACAGGGTTCCTCCATCCTCTTACAATGCTGCTCCATCAAATTATGGGAGTTACATGGGCAGCGGGTTGCAGTCTTCACACCAACCATACATGTAA